GTCATCACAACTTATCAAGAaggataaaataattttttttacaaataatTCTTTTGTAAGAGCATTTTAGTTAGAGGCGGATCCAAGATTTAGTGGTTGCGGATGTCACTGTATTTAATGTAAACTTACCAGTAATCAAAAAGGTTGAATTTGAGTATACATGCATTTGGCCCGTTCGCTAAATTTTAAATTAATTCGGTTCGGTTCGATCCATTTTGAGTTAATTTGGTTTGCTTTACAAAATTTTTTGGTGCATAAATAATACATGATAACAAAACTAAATATATTTGGTCCtttcaagaaaaaaatatttttaactagataaaaaagaaaaatgattaataatatattcaaataaaaaaatttgaGACCTAGAACAAGAAAATATAGGCAAATATACTTTTATAATCTAAAGAATTAATAAAAATGAGATTGTATATAGAGAGAAAATATATAAATGAAGAtaaaagaagtgaagaaaaagagGAGAGGAGGATCAATcttgggtattgggcttgggaAGGGCTACTTTGCTCATGGCACTTACGGCCATTTTGTGTCTTGGGGTGACACTATATTTATATACCTTTTCTACGTGAAATATTAGTGAAATACCAATTCGTATATGAAATTCTACCCGAGCGGATGGTGTACCACCCCATCTATCTCTACATAGATCTGCCCCTGATTTTAGCAAATTATCGAAGAGAATATGTGATTGTAATTGTGCAAAAGTATATATAGGGAAATTGTGACACAAAGCAATAGTGGTCCACTCAATAGTTGTAGGCTTTGTTTGTTCTTTTCCTCTGTATTCAAAAACACCCCAATCTCTTCACAGACACAGAGAGAAACTGTCTCTCATCAACAAATCTTAGCCTTATATCCTCTTCTATATGCATCTCCCGTGACCACTCTACCTAAAAcccctctttctctttctttctataTATTTATACATATACCAAACCCTAAAACCCTTCTGAATTCCTTTATTTAAATACCCTCATTTCCATTCTTAGATATTTCCCATTTTTCAAAGTGCTTTCTTGAATTCAgtgcttcatcttcttccttaGCTCAATTCTTGGCAAATCCAAGCAAATTCTCTCTTTCTTGAGTTTTGACTTGATGATATTGTGGTTTGCAGTTTATCCATTGTCCATTTGTTTTGTTTGGTGAGTTTGAAGTCAGTTTTTAATGTTAGAGCTGAAAAGTGTTTAGCTCattgactttctttttttataaaaatgcTTTGGGTAGTTTGGTTTTTAGTTAAAAAAGAGtgtactttttagggtttaaGGTCTGTTATTGTACTGTTTTGGTTTATGTCCTTACAAAAACATAGTACTTTCTTGGAAAACTTCACCAAAACCAATACAATCTTGCCAATTGGTGCTTTTTCTCTAGCTTCTTCTTTGTTCTTTTCCAATTTGGATGCTCATTTCTGAATTGCAGGCCTAGAGAATTCACCTGATTTTTGAGAATTAAATCTGACTTGCTTAACAAGGTTTTCAAGAATTCATCATTGAATTCCAAGAATTGTCTTTTGtttcaacaataacaataaaTCAAGTATAATCCCATGAGTGGGGCCAGGGAGGATAGTTTGTATGTGCAGGCCTCACCCTTACCTTTGAGAGGGTAAACAGGCTGTTACCAATTGAAGAATtgttttttgttttaattcttGAATTTCTTCTCTGTTTTCCCCTGTTTCTCTTTTAGCACAATGTCTTCTTGGTTAAGTGGTGGTGGAAGGGCAGCTTATAAATTGGATTTAGAAATTATAAAATCTCCATCTACTTCTTGGACTTCACAATCATCGTCACCTTCTTCAACTCTTTCAGAATCTAGCAATTCTCCTATTGCTATTTCCACAAGAAAACCTCGAACCCCTCGGAAAAGGCCAAATCAAACTTACAATGAAGCTGCAGCTCTTCTATCCACAGcctatcctaaaatattcaacacaAAACACCTCACTAAGCCTTGGAAATTCCCAAAGCCACACTATCCCTTGTTATATGAATCCTCAGACTTAGTTGTGCCTTATAAAGTGGTCGAAAATTCGGGGTTTTTACTCCATCCTCCATTGCTAGAAAAACCCAATTGCCCAATTGAGCAAAGGTTAATAAGTCGTTGTGACAAACCATGCCAAAGTCCAGGAGAAATTGACTCCAAAGGGAATAGTTTTTTAGAGGTTTGTGATGAATTTCAAGAAGATTTTGATGAAGAGTCTATTTTGGatgaggaaattgaagagggtgTCATTGATAATATTATGGGGAAGCTAAATGTGGAGAATGAATCAACAAATGAGTCCAATTTTAGTTATAGCAGGCACCAACATAATTTTGGTGGTACATGTTATGGTTTTCCAATAGGATTAGGATTCGAAAATGGATACCTCCAATATGATTTTGGCATGAGAAATGGAGCGCGACCATTGAGAAATGTTGATGATGGGGATTGGTGGAGGTATCCTAGTGTAAATGTCATCGACATTACTCCTAAATTTAGCAAACCACCgatacaaaagaagaagaagaaagttgaGAGACTCGTGGAGTTGAGGAGCTCTAAACCATCATCAGCAAAAGATAAATCGACTCCAAAGAGGACGAACAAGGATAATTCGAGTCAATCAACCAAAGAAGAGGTTGACGTGCCAAAACCAAAATCCGAGTTGCTCCTAAAATTGAACTACGACAACGTTTTGCACGCATGGTACGATAAGGAATCGCCGTTCTCCGATGAGATGCCGGGATCGGAGGCTGCCGGAAATGATGTCCAAGTATGTTTTTTTCCCCTTAAAATGCCATGAGATATTGAATCTtgaattctgttattttagttaGAAGTACTAGTACTAGATATGTAAGCTACAATCGTACTATTGGACCATGGGACGTGCATCTCacgctttttctttctttctttcttacctttttttttaataagaaaatcttttctgttttttaaaCGCGTTTTATTTGACTCtttttcctttgttaattttcaAGTTGGGCTGTTGTTTTCCAGCTACTAAGTGGGACCCTTGTGACACTCTAATTATTTAGTACTATTTCTTTCAAGTAGGTGACGAATTTGGTTTGTTTTATCGAATGTCTTCTACttacatgttttttttttaatcttctttaaaattaTGATTTTAAAATGTAAATAATGGTTTAATATTGGATGCAGGCTAGATTGGCACAAATAGACTTATTCTCAGAGAATGGAGGCATGAGAGAGGCCGGTGTGTTACGTTACAAAGAAAAACGACGTACACGTGTGTTCATTAAAAAGAATTTCACCAAGTTAGAAAGTCAACACTGATCGATCATAATGAAGGTACcattattataaaataatttatctATAGACCTGAATAGTATACAAATATTACACTGTCAATGTTACTTGTTGAGTTGTTGTGATGGgttacttgctttattttttttaatattgtgcTTATTTTTAACAGTTATCTATACTGATCTTTGGTGatacttattttttatttataaaaaactcTAAATCTCTAAATAGTTGTTGATTTTTTTTGTCTGTGTTTTGACCACTATAATTTAAAAATGATAAAGTTAAACTCTTACCTCAATCATTGGGTAGCACAATTAAAATGAGATTGTGGGGATCTATAAATCATATAAAGGCCTTTAAAACTTTTCTGCCTGTGAATGATTGTTTTAACTTTTTCTGAATTCACTTTTTGTTTtgtgttctttttcttctttttttaaaaaatagaacTAAATTTCAATTAACTCTATCGaagtttagaaaattctgaaagaAAAAAAGGTCAATTTTATATTTAGGAATTCGTTAGAAATTTCTTCTTAATCCTCATTCATTGGCCATATGTCGTTAAATAAACCAGTTTATGCAGGGGAACGAAAatgttttcttttattattacgCATAGATCCACTTAAGTAACAACTCTATAAGTATTGAGGCCCAGTTGTACTTATACAAGCTTATTTCAATTCATCCAATGAAGTTCTTCAAAATCTTTATATTTCTTTATACACCCCTaagttttcttttttctgtttgaAACCTcgaatatttatatttatttatttaattatttttgcaGGGTAGATTTGTGAAAAGCCCTTCACCAAAGACTGAGCTAGGATAACCAAGAACAAGCTTTTTTTGAATGATTTTTCCAGCGTTCTTAggttttt
The Nicotiana sylvestris chromosome 11, ASM39365v2, whole genome shotgun sequence DNA segment above includes these coding regions:
- the LOC104229215 gene encoding protein CHLOROPLAST IMPORT APPARATUS 2-like: MSSWLSGGGRAAYKLDLEIIKSPSTSWTSQSSSPSSTLSESSNSPIAISTRKPRTPRKRPNQTYNEAAALLSTAYPKIFNTKHLTKPWKFPKPHYPLLYESSDLVVPYKVVENSGFLLHPPLLEKPNCPIEQRLISRCDKPCQSPGEIDSKGNSFLEVCDEFQEDFDEESILDEEIEEGVIDNIMGKLNVENESTNESNFSYSRHQHNFGGTCYGFPIGLGFENGYLQYDFGMRNGARPLRNVDDGDWWRYPSVNVIDITPKFSKPPIQKKKKKVERLVELRSSKPSSAKDKSTPKRTNKDNSSQSTKEEVDVPKPKSELLLKLNYDNVLHAWYDKESPFSDEMPGSEAAGNDVQARLAQIDLFSENGGMREAGVLRYKEKRRTRVFIKKNFTKLESQH